One window of the Oncorhynchus keta strain PuntledgeMale-10-30-2019 unplaced genomic scaffold, Oket_V2 Un_contig_8514_pilon_pilon, whole genome shotgun sequence genome contains the following:
- the LOC127926849 gene encoding gastrula zinc finger protein XlCGF17.1-like, which produces MSSLSYSPPAKEEVCSMEKDALGLNIVVKEEEENITVKGEEEAFRIKQEEEEAVTVKEEKEHFGEEEAEEALTLKEEEEHFGVEEEAISIKEEEEDVLGVEEEETEDRINIRERPDSHSDNKKSPLGEPEPETPKPAGPHHCSQCGNSFSTLGNLKRHEMAHTGEKPFQCSQCDKSFTQIGSLKRHEGIHKEGRKTYNCSQCGKRFTQLGSLKTHKTVHTGEKPFQCSQCDQSFTQIGNLNRHEGIHTGEKPYQCSKCEKRFLRSQYLKSHEMTHTEEKSFHCSHCGKSFTQLRSLKRHKRTHTHVKSPTTDPTVEIVLLS; this is translated from the exons TGAACATTGTTGtaaaagaagaagaggagaatattacagtgaaaggagaggaagaagctTTCAGAATaaaacaggaggaagaggaggctgttacagtgaaagaagagaaggaacattttggagaggaagaggcagaggaggctcTCACgttgaaagaagaggaagaacattttggagtggaagaggaggcTATCTCaataaaagaggaggaggaagacgtattgggggtggaggaagaggagacagaagaTCGGATTAACATCA gagagagaccagactctCACTCTGACAACAAGAAGAGTCCTTTAGGGGAACCAGAGCCAGAGACGCCCAAACCAGCAGGACCACACCACTGCTCTCAATGTGGAAACAGTTTTTCTACGTTAGGGAATCTAAAACGTCATGAGATggcacacacaggagagaagcctttccaATGTTCCCAGTGTGATAAGAGTTTTACCCAGATAGGGAGCCTGAAAAGGCATGAAGGAATACATAAAGAAGGTAGGAAGACCTACaactgctctcagtgtggaaagagatTTACTCAGTTAGGTAGCCTGAAAACACACAAGAcagtacacacaggagagaagcctttccaATGTTCCCAGTGTGATCAGAGTTTTACCCAGATAGGAAACCTGAATAGGCATGAAGGAATACACACTGGAGAAAAGCCCTACCAATGCTCCAAGTGTGAAAAGAGATTTTTGCGATCACAGTACCTAAAATCACATGAGATGACACACACAGAGGAAAAGTCTTTCCACTGCTCCCACTGTGGAAAGAGCTTTACTCAGTTACGGAGCCTGAAAAGACacaagaggacacacacacatgtgaaaAGCCCTACCACTGATCCCACTGTGGAAATAGTTTTACTCAGTTAG